The window TCGACGACCTCCAGCGCGAAGCGCATCCGGTTCTCGGGGCTGCCGCCGTACTCGTCGGTGCGGTGGTTGGTGGCGGGCGACAGGAAGGAGTGCAGCAGGTAACCGTGCGCGCCGTGCACCTCGGCCACCTGGAACCCGGCGGCCAGCGCCCGCTCGGCCGAAGCCGCGAAGTCTCGGACCAGCTGCCGGATCCCGTCGGCGGTCAGCTCGACCGGCGCGGGGTAGCCGGGGAAGGCCTCAGTGCCGGGACCCACCGTCGGCCAGCCGCCCTCGGACTCGGGGACGTACTGTCCGCCCAGCCAGGGCTTGTCCGTCGAGGCCTTGCGCCCGGCGTGCGCGAGCTGGATGGCCGGTACCGCGCCGTGGGCGCTGATCGCGGAGGTCACGCGTTTGAAGGCCTCCTGCTGGCGGCTGTTCCACAGGCCGAGGTCCCAGGGGCTGATCCGCCCGTCGGGCCGCACGCCGGTGGCCTCGACCATGACCAGACCGGCCCCGCCCGCGGCCCGGTCGGCCAGGTGCGCGAGGTGGAAGTCGGTCGGGGCGCCGGCGTCGGGCCCTTCGGAGGCGGCCGAGTACATGCACATCGGGGACATCCACACGCGGTTGGGGATCTCCAGCGACCTCAGCTTCAAGGGGGTGAACAGCGTGCTCAAGGGGTGTCCTTCCGTCTGCGGCAAGTGGTCGGTGTCCATCGGGGAGCGGGTCCGGCGCACGGAGGCCGAACTCTAATACGATGGATGTCGTACTACGGTAAGCAACGTACTACGAGGATTGTCAAACTACGACCGTCCTCGTACTTTGTGGTGGAAGTCGCACGGCGCACGGCAGCGGAGGTCATGGCATGCCCGGCAGGGAACGAAGGGTCCGAAGCGGTCGGCAACTGGAACACCCGCCCGCCGAGGAGATCCGGGTGGAGACGGTCATGCACGCCCTGGCCGACCCCGTGCGCCTGCGCATCGTGCGCGAACTGGCCCGGGGCCACGACGACATGGCCTGCATCGCCTTCGAACTGCCGGTGAGCAAGTCCACCTCCACCCACCACTTCCGCGTGCTGCGCGAGGCGGGGGTCATCCGCCAGTACTACGAGGGCACCTCGCGCATGAGCTGTCTGCGTACGGAGGACCTCGGTGCGCGCATGCCCGGACTCCTGGAGGCGGTCCTGCGGGCCGCGCACATCGCCGAGGGCGACGCCGCCGGTGGGTCCGCCGCCAGCGATTCCGCCGGGGGAAGCCCTGACGGGGCCGCCGCCGGGGTGAGCCCCTCCGGCCCGGCTTCCTGAGCGGAAGGGGCAGGGCGGGCGGCCACGGTCGGCGGGCCACGGGCCCGCCCGGCTGATCCCTCCTTCGAAGCAGTGGCGCCGTCTCCTGGGCAGCGGTGCCGTGAGCGTGTTCCGGCCGGGTGAGGGCCCCGCCCTCCGGGGGCGCCGGAGGACGGTCCGGCGCCCCCGGTCGGGCGGGGAGGGTTCAGTCCGCGACGCGCCCCCGCGCCTCCGTGGTGCCGAGGGCGGCGCGCGCCGCCGCGGCCGCCCCCGCGTCGGCGGCGATCAGATCCGCGTTGAGCGCTGCCCCCGCCTGCGTCCCCGACGCCGCCGCGACCGGGACGTTCGCCGTCACGTCGGCGACGTTGCCCGCGGCCCACACCCCCTCGACGCCGGTGAACCCGCCCGCCTCCACGGCCAGCTGCGCGCCCATCCCGGTCGGGTGCTCCGTCAACGCCAGTCCCAGGTCGGAGAGGAAGTCCGCGCGGGCGGTGAACCGCGGTGCCACCGCCAGCGTGTCCACCGCGATCTCCTTGCCGGAGGCCAGACGCACGCCCGCCAGCCGGTCCCGGTCGTCGACCTCCAGGCCGCGGACCCCGCCCTCGACCACGCCGACGCCCAGCGCGGCCAGCTGCTCCCACTGCTCGTCGCCCAGGTCCACGCCGTTGTGCAGGAACAGCGTCACCCGCGACGACAGCTGCCGGAACATCAGCGCCTGGTGGAACGACCCCGGCCCGGTCCCCAGCACCCCGACGGCCGTGTCGCGCACCTCCCAGCCGTGGCAGTACACGCAGTGCACCACGTCCCGACCCCACAGCCGGGCGAGGCCGGGGACGTCGGGCAGCTCGTCCACCAGCCCCGTGGTCAACAGCAGCCGCCGGGCCGCCGCGCGGCCCCCGTCCTCGGTGCTCACCACCAGGTTCCCGTCCTCCCGGCGCACGCCCGCGACGCGGCCGGACACGATCCGCCCGCCGTAGGAGGCGACCTCCTCGCGCCCCAGCCGGAGCAGTTCCAGCGGCGGGATCCCGTCCCGGGACAGCAGGCCGTGCGCCCCGGCCGCCGGGGCGTTGCGCGGTTCCCCGGCGTCGACGACCAGCACCGAACGGCGGACCCGGGCCAGCGTCAGCGCGGCCGACAGTCCCGCCGCACCGCCCCCGACCACCACGACGTCCCACGCCTCACCGGATGCCGGTACCAACTCGTTCTCGCTCATACCGCCACGATGCGGCCGCGGCGCCGCGTTGCCAAAGTCCTTTGCCGAACCGGCAAAAACGGGGTGGTCCAGAGGACCGCGGGCCCCCGGGCCACGGCCGCGGACCGCCGCGCGCCGGTGGTGTTTTCCCGGGAAAAACGGCATCCTGGCGCGATGACGGATACGTGGTACCGCGGTTCGGGGCCCTACTGCTACTCCAACTGCCTGGTCATGATGCTGGGTGGGGACGCGCCCGACGCCGCGGTGGTCGAGACGGTCACCGGCAGCCCCTTCGGCGTCCAACTGGAGGACGGGCTCGCCTTCTTCGACCCGTGCGGCTGGAACCCCGGCATCGGTGTGGACGAGGCGCTGACCGCCCTGGGCTGGACGGCGCGGACCACCAGCGGCGGCGACGCCGACACCGCGTTCGGCCGTCTCATCGCGGCCCTGGACGAGGGGCCGGTCATGGTCGGCCCCGTCGAGATGGGCCACCTGCGCCACCAGCCCGGCATGACCGGGCCGATCGGGGCGGACCACTACGTCGTCGTGCTCGGCGCCGACGACACCCACGTGACGCTGCACGACCCGCAGGGCCACCCCTACGCGCGGCTGCCGCGGGCCGCCTTCGCCGCCGCCTGGCGGGCCGAGAGCGTCGCCTACGCCGAGCCGTACACCATGCGCACCGAGTTCACCCGGGTCGGACGGGTCGACGCGGCCCGGGCGGTCGGCGCGGCCGTCCCCCGGGCGGTCGACTGGCTCGGCGGAGCCAACGGCGACGCGGCACTGGCCCTCGCGGACCTGGTCGGGCGCGGCTGCGACCCTGAGCTGCGCGGCCACCTGGTCGGCTTCGCGGTCCGGGTCGGCGCCCGGCGCCTGGCGGACGCGGCGGCCTGCCTGCGCGGCGTCGGCCACGCGGACGCGGCCGCGACCCTGACCGGGCAGGCCCGCCTGGTCGGATCGTTGCAGTACCCACTCGTCACCGGCGACGACGGCGCGGCCGCCGCGGTTCTACGGGACCTGGCCCCCACCTACGGGGTCCTGCGCGACCAGCTGGCCGGGTTCCGGAACCGGGAGGGCGCGTCTACCGCCGCCCCGGGCGGGTCCGGCGGTAGATGAGCCGACGGAGCAGATACTCGGCCGGGCCGGGCCGGGGCGGCCGGCGCGCTCCAGGGCGTAGGCCGCCACGACCGTGACCAGCCACACGGCCAGCGCGAACGCCGCCATGGACGCGCTGTTGAGGTGGGCGCCCAGCCCCAGGCCCCAGGCGGCGAGCAGCGGGGAGAAGAGCAGCGAGTGGGCCATGTAACCCGACATGGAGCGCCTGCCCAGCGCCGCGACCGCGGTCACCGCCCGGCCCGCGCCGGTCCGGCCGACGCCGCCCCGTCGCGACAGTCCATGCGCGGCCAGGGCGAACAGCGCGACGTAGCCCAGCCCGCAGGCCAGCCCCGTGGCGGCCTGGACCGCGGGCAGCGGTCCCCCGTCCCCGACCGCGCCCGGGGCGGCCCCCACCAGCCCCGCGTGGACCAGCGCCGACGGCAGCCCGCCCAGCCAGCCGACCGGTATCCCCACCGCCGCCGTCCAGCCCAGCAGCCGCAGGTGGCGGTGCGGCTCCTCCAGGACGCGCCGCCGCGCCGCCCAGAAGCCCAGCAGGATCATGGCGAACCCGCCGAAGGACAGCAGGCCGCCCGCCAGGGTGACGAACGCCCAGGTGAGCAGCCGTGTGCCCGCCGCCGCCAGCGGGTCCTCCTCCTGGGCGGCGTAGGCCAGGTAGGACGGCTCGGCCCCCGCGCCGCCGACGCCCTCCAGCCCGTGCGCCGCCAGGCTCCACGCCGCCTGTGCGGCGGGAACCGCGATGAGCAGGGCGAACACCGCCGCCCCCGCCAGCAGGACCCGGTCCCCGCGCCGGATGAACAGCCACACCAGCACTAGGCTCGCCACCCCGTAGGAGCCGATGATGTCGCCCGCCATGAGCAGGGCGGCGTGCGCGAACCCGAACACGACCAGCCACAGACCGCGTCGGCGCAGCAGCGCCACGGCCGTGCGTTCGGAGGTCCCGTGCGCCCTCTGGCGCAGGAACAGCTGCATCATCCCGTAGCCGAACAGGAAGGCGAACAGGGGATAGGCGCGCAGGTCCAGGCCGACGATCATGGCGAACCGGACCGCCCGGTCCAGCCACGAGCCGTCCACCGGGTGCCAGCCGGAGGGTCCGTGCTGGGCCGCCCACAGGTGGAACGCGGTGTTGGACAGCACGATGAGCAGCAGCATCATCCCGCGCGCCAGGTCCGGGGCCAGCGCGCGCTCACCCGGCAGGACGCCGCCGCGCGGGGCGCGTCCCGCGCCGCCGGGGCCGTCGCCGTCCTGTCGCCTCCGGTACCGTGCCGCGCCCCCGGCGCCGCCGTGTTCCTCTTCGTCCGTGGATCCGCGCATACCGCGACCCTAGGAACCGGGCCCGGTCCGCGGCCTCGGCCGATCGGCCCGGTCGCGCCGCCGTTCGGCCGCTTCCCCGGTCCGGGAGACGGAGGCGGCCGGTCCCCGGACCCCGACGTCCGGCCACCACCGGCGCGACGGGCGCGGGGACGCCCCCTCTTTGCCCTCCGGTGGTATTCCCGCGCGCGCCGTCCGGGTAGCCGACGGGAGTCCGCCGCACGAGCACGCGAACCCGGGAGGAACCCATGGCCGACCTCAACCCCATCGAACTGCAGAAGGCGCTCAAGGGCGCCGACTACCCCGCCAGCCGCGACGACCTGGTGTCGCTGGCGAAGGGCAACGGTGCGGGCGACGACCTGGTCCAGAAGCTGTCCGACGCCGGTACGAGCCGGTTCGACGGCCCCGACGACGTGCAGAAGGCCCTCTTCGGCGAGTAGCGGCGCCGCCGGCCGGGGCAGCCGGGAAGCCGCCGACCCGCGCGGCTCCCCGGCACCCCCGCCGACAGCCACCGGGCCCCGTGCCCGCACCCGACGGCCTCGCCCCGCGCCCCGCGCCCCCGCCTTCGCCCCCGCCGCTCAGGCGTGGGAGAGCGCGAAGGAGACCAGGAACCCGCAGACGGTGATGACGCCGATGGCCAGGTGGGTGTCCTCGAAGGCCTCGGGGATCATCGTGTCGGCGATCATGGCCAGGATGGCCCCGGCCGCCACGGCCGTCACCGTCGCCACCACGAACGCGGGCAGCCCGCCCACCACGGCGTAGCCCACCATGGCGGAGACCATGCTGGCGGCGGCGATGGCCCCCCACACGCCGAAGACGTACCCCTTGCCGCGACCCGCCCGCCGCATCCCCGCCGAGCTGGACAGCCCCTCGGGGATGTTGCTGATGAACACCGCCGCCACGGTCACCATGCTGACCGCGCCGCCCTGGGCCAGGCCGACGCCGATGACCGCCGACTCCGGAACGCCGTCCAGCAGCGCCCCCAGCGCCAGCGCGAGGCCCGACCCGGCCTGCTGGCCCTCCGAAGGCTGCTTCCCGGGCTGGTCGGAACGCTTGCGGTGCCGCGCCCCCCGCCGGGCCAGCGCGATGTTGCCCACGGTGTAGGCGCCCGCGCCCGCGAGGGTGCCGACCACCGCCGGGACCAGCCCGGCCTCCGCGTGCGCCTCGGCGATCAGCTCGAACGAGACCGCCGACAGCAGCACCCCGGCGCCGAAGGCCATCACCGAGGCGACCACCGGGCGCGGAATCCGCAGGGCGTACCCCAGCACCGCGCCCACCAGCAGCGCAGACCCGGCCAGCAGCCCCCAGGCGCCCGCCTCCACCACTCCCGACATTCCCAGCCCCTCCCGCTACCGGCGCACAGCCGAACAGCACGCCTTCCCTCACGGGTGGTAGCAGGAAGGGGCGCCGGGTGCCGCGCGGCGCGCCCCTCAGGTCCGCGAACGCCCGCGCGCCAGGGAAGACGGCCCGTCCGCACCCGGGGACGCGGGCGCGAAACTGTACCGGACGTAAGGTAAATTTCGGCCCATGGGCTCACATCAGACGCACGCGACGGCCATGACGGCGACACGCCGGTGGCTGCTGCTGGTGACCGTGGCGGCCGGACTGCTGCTCGTCACCGTGGACAACACGATCCTGTACACTGCCCTGCCGACCCTGACCGCTCAACTGGGGGCGACGGGCGCGCAGAGCCTGTGGATCATCAACGCCTACCCGGTGGTCATGGCCGGTCTGCTGCTGGGCAGCGGCACGCTGGGCGACCGGATCGGCCACGTGCGCATGTTCGTGGTCGGGCTGGTGGTCTTCGGCCTGGCCTCGCTGGTCGCCGCGTTCTCCCCCACGGCCTGGGTCCTCATCGCCTCGCGCGCGCTGCTGGCGGTGGGCGCGGCGGCGATGATGCCCGCCACCCTGGCGCTGATCAGGATCGCCTTCCCCATCGAGCGCGAACGCAACATCGCCATCGCGGTCTGGGGCAGCGTCTCGGTGGTCGGCGGCGCGCTGGGGCCGATCGTGGGCGGGGTCCTGCTGGAGTTCTTCTGGTGGGGGTCGGTCTTCCTCCTCAACGTGCCCGTGGTCATCGCGGCGCTGGTGGCGACCGCGCTGATCGCGCCGCCCAACGTCCCCGACCCCGGCAAGCACTGGGACCTGGTCTCCTCGCTCCAGGCCATGGCCGGGCTGGTCGCCTCGGTGCTGGCGATCAAGGAGCTGGCGCACACGCCGCCGCGCTGGCCGCTCTTCGCCGCCGCCGTGGTCGTGGCCGTGGTGGCCTTCGTCCTGTTCACGCGCCGCCAGCGCCGTCTGGAGGACCCGCTGCTGGACTTCGGGGTCTTCCGCAACCCCGCCTTCACCTCCGGTGTGCTGGCCGCGGCGTTCTCGATGTTCGCCATCGGCGGCATCCAGCTCGTCACCACCCAGCGCTTCCAGCTGGTCGTGGGCTTCACGCCGCTGGAGGCCGGGCTGCTGGTGGCCGCCGTGGCGGCGGGTTCGCTGCCGACCGCGCTGCTGGGCGGGGCGTTCCTGCACCGGACCGGCCTGCTGCCCCTGATCGCGGGAGGTCTCGCCGCAGGCGTGGCGGGTGTGGTCGTCTCGCTCCTGGGCTTCCAGACGGGCATCGGCTGGCTCGTCGCGGGGCTGCTGCTGACCGGCGCCGGACTGGGTGCGGCGATGTCGGTGGCCTCCACGGCGATCATCGGCAACGCGCCCGCCAGCCGCGCCGGGATGGCCTCCTCGGTGGAGGAGGTCTCCTACGAGTTCGGCAACCTGACCGCGGTGGCCCTGATGGGCAGCCTGGTCACCTTCGTCTACGCGGCCGCCGTCCAGCTGCCGCAGGGCGCCCCGGAAGCCGCCGGGAGGAGCCTGGCCGACGCCCTGGCCTCGGCCGGGGGCGACGACGCGGTGGTCGCCGCGGCCCACGCCGCCTTCGACACCGGCTACCTGGTGGTCATGGTCGTGGTCGCGGCGGTCCTGGCGTGCGGCGCGGCCCTCACCTGGCGGCTGCTGCGCCACCATGGTCCCGGCACGTCCTCGTCGGCGTACGCGGACCACTGACACCGGGGGAGAGCATGCGCAAGAGCAACCGGACACAGATCCTGGACGCGGCCTTCCGCGTCGTCCAGCGCGACGGCGTCAGGGCCCTGACCTACGAGTCGGTGGCGGCCGAGACGGGTCTGACCAAGGGAGGGCTGCTCTACCACTTCCCCTCGCGCGAGTCCCTGCTCCAGGCCCTGCACGAACACCTGGCCCAGGGCTGGGACGACCACCTGGCGGAGGCCGCGGGGAGGAGCGCGGACCGGGCCACGCCCCGCGAGCGCCTGGCGGCCTACGCCCGCGTGGCCGCGCACAGCTCCACGCGCGCCGAGCTGCTGCTCCTGCTGGAGACCGCGAACGAACCGGCCACGCGCGCCCCCTGGGACGAGGTGATGGGGCGCTGGACGTCCGAACCGTCCGCCGGGCCGCTGACGCCGGAGGAGATGGAGCTGTTCGTGCTGCGCCTGGCGGCGGACGGCCTGTGGCTGTACGAGTCGCTGTCCAGCGGCACGCTCCCGCCCCCGCTGCGCCGGCAGGTCGCCGAGCACCTGGCCAGCGCCATCGCGCCCGGACAGGACCGGGACGCGGAGCCGGACCGGGAAGCACCGGTTCCCGGTCCGGACGCTTCGCACGCCCCGGACGCGGAACCGGAACCGGGTGCCGGGGCCCGCTGACCGGGGGTCGGGGTCTCCTGGCCG is drawn from Nocardiopsis dassonvillei subsp. dassonvillei DSM 43111 and contains these coding sequences:
- a CDS encoding DUF2795 domain-containing protein, which encodes MADLNPIELQKALKGADYPASRDDLVSLAKGNGAGDDLVQKLSDAGTSRFDGPDDVQKALFGE
- a CDS encoding ArsR/SmtB family transcription factor, whose amino-acid sequence is MPGRERRVRSGRQLEHPPAEEIRVETVMHALADPVRLRIVRELARGHDDMACIAFELPVSKSTSTHHFRVLREAGVIRQYYEGTSRMSCLRTEDLGARMPGLLEAVLRAAHIAEGDAAGGSAASDSAGGSPDGAAAGVSPSGPAS
- a CDS encoding MFS transporter, yielding MTATRRWLLLVTVAAGLLLVTVDNTILYTALPTLTAQLGATGAQSLWIINAYPVVMAGLLLGSGTLGDRIGHVRMFVVGLVVFGLASLVAAFSPTAWVLIASRALLAVGAAAMMPATLALIRIAFPIERERNIAIAVWGSVSVVGGALGPIVGGVLLEFFWWGSVFLLNVPVVIAALVATALIAPPNVPDPGKHWDLVSSLQAMAGLVASVLAIKELAHTPPRWPLFAAAVVVAVVAFVLFTRRQRRLEDPLLDFGVFRNPAFTSGVLAAAFSMFAIGGIQLVTTQRFQLVVGFTPLEAGLLVAAVAAGSLPTALLGGAFLHRTGLLPLIAGGLAAGVAGVVVSLLGFQTGIGWLVAGLLLTGAGLGAAMSVASTAIIGNAPASRAGMASSVEEVSYEFGNLTAVALMGSLVTFVYAAAVQLPQGAPEAAGRSLADALASAGGDDAVVAAAHAAFDTGYLVVMVVVAAVLACGAALTWRLLRHHGPGTSSSAYADH
- a CDS encoding DUF418 domain-containing protein yields the protein MRGSTDEEEHGGAGGAARYRRRQDGDGPGGAGRAPRGGVLPGERALAPDLARGMMLLLIVLSNTAFHLWAAQHGPSGWHPVDGSWLDRAVRFAMIVGLDLRAYPLFAFLFGYGMMQLFLRQRAHGTSERTAVALLRRRGLWLVVFGFAHAALLMAGDIIGSYGVASLVLVWLFIRRGDRVLLAGAAVFALLIAVPAAQAAWSLAAHGLEGVGGAGAEPSYLAYAAQEEDPLAAAGTRLLTWAFVTLAGGLLSFGGFAMILLGFWAARRRVLEEPHRHLRLLGWTAAVGIPVGWLGGLPSALVHAGLVGAAPGAVGDGGPLPAVQAATGLACGLGYVALFALAAHGLSRRGGVGRTGAGRAVTAVAALGRRSMSGYMAHSLLFSPLLAAWGLGLGAHLNSASMAAFALAVWLVTVVAAYALERAGRPGPARPSICSVGSSTAGPARGGGRRALPVPEPGQLVAQDPVGGGQVP
- a CDS encoding ZIP family metal transporter — translated: MSGVVEAGAWGLLAGSALLVGAVLGYALRIPRPVVASVMAFGAGVLLSAVSFELIAEAHAEAGLVPAVVGTLAGAGAYTVGNIALARRGARHRKRSDQPGKQPSEGQQAGSGLALALGALLDGVPESAVIGVGLAQGGAVSMVTVAAVFISNIPEGLSSSAGMRRAGRGKGYVFGVWGAIAAASMVSAMVGYAVVGGLPAFVVATVTAVAAGAILAMIADTMIPEAFEDTHLAIGVITVCGFLVSFALSHA
- a CDS encoding TetR/AcrR family transcriptional regulator; translated protein: MRKSNRTQILDAAFRVVQRDGVRALTYESVAAETGLTKGGLLYHFPSRESLLQALHEHLAQGWDDHLAEAAGRSADRATPRERLAAYARVAAHSSTRAELLLLLETANEPATRAPWDEVMGRWTSEPSAGPLTPEEMELFVLRLAADGLWLYESLSSGTLPPPLRRQVAEHLASAIAPGQDRDAEPDREAPVPGPDASHAPDAEPEPGAGAR
- a CDS encoding NADH:flavin oxidoreductase/NADH oxidase; protein product: MSTLFTPLKLRSLEIPNRVWMSPMCMYSAASEGPDAGAPTDFHLAHLADRAAGGAGLVMVEATGVRPDGRISPWDLGLWNSRQQEAFKRVTSAISAHGAVPAIQLAHAGRKASTDKPWLGGQYVPESEGGWPTVGPGTEAFPGYPAPVELTADGIRQLVRDFAASAERALAAGFQVAEVHGAHGYLLHSFLSPATNHRTDEYGGSPENRMRFALEVVEAVREVWPEHLPVFFRTSATDWLTENEADEREGWTGEDTVLLAKELQARGVDLLDVSTGGLVADALIPVGPNYQVPFAERVRGATGLPTGAVGAITEPAQAEEIVASGRADAVFLGRQLLREPYWAHRAAEELGADSHWPEQYGYAVGRPRVASGA
- a CDS encoding NAD(P)/FAD-dependent oxidoreductase gives rise to the protein MSENELVPASGEAWDVVVVGGGAAGLSAALTLARVRRSVLVVDAGEPRNAPAAGAHGLLSRDGIPPLELLRLGREEVASYGGRIVSGRVAGVRREDGNLVVSTEDGGRAAARRLLLTTGLVDELPDVPGLARLWGRDVVHCVYCHGWEVRDTAVGVLGTGPGSFHQALMFRQLSSRVTLFLHNGVDLGDEQWEQLAALGVGVVEGGVRGLEVDDRDRLAGVRLASGKEIAVDTLAVAPRFTARADFLSDLGLALTEHPTGMGAQLAVEAGGFTGVEGVWAAGNVADVTANVPVAAASGTQAGAALNADLIAADAGAAAAARAALGTTEARGRVAD